The following proteins are co-located in the Primulina tabacum isolate GXHZ01 chromosome 11, ASM2559414v2, whole genome shotgun sequence genome:
- the LOC142518656 gene encoding xylulose 5-phosphate/phosphate translocator, chloroplastic, with the protein MLSSNLLSSTNVTFSKPSSRYPLNAPLLDPNLVNRSQSPRITRCQSPALQIPSLSINHGFRFGSAVSQISESRSDFGKNLGHPCGFSSRFSSHKLGAAAGTSEEISPDGEIEASTKPNKNLKLPVVFGLWYFQNIVFNIFNKKVLNIFPYPWLLASFQLFCGAIWMLVIWSLKIQPCPKIDKSFIIALLGPALFHTIGHISACVSFSKVAVSFTHVIKSAEPVFTVVFSSFLGDSYPLNVWLSILPIVFGCSLAAITEVSFNFGGLWGAMISNVGFVLRNIYSKKSLQSFKEVNGLNLYGWITIISLLYLFPVAIFVEGSQWIAGYHKAIETIGQPSTFYLWVIVSGIFYHLYNQSSYEALDDISPLTFSVGNTMKRVVVIIASVLVFRNPVRPLNALGSAIAIFGTFLYSQATAKKPKVGGGEKKN; encoded by the coding sequence TAAATGCTCCATTATTGGATCCAAATCTTGTGAACAGGTCTCAAAGTCCCCGGATTACTCGCTGTCAGTCTCCAGCTCTCCAGATTCCAAGCTTAAGCATTAATCATGGCTTTCGTTTTGGGTCCGCTGTTTCCCAGATCTCGGAATCAAgatcagattttgggaagaaCTTGGGACACCCATGTGGATTTTCTTCAAGATTTTCATCCCACAAACTCGGAGCAGCCGCCGGAACCTCGGAAGAAATTAGCCCAGATGGTGAAATCGAAGCCTCAACAAAGCCGAACAAGAATCTCAAGCTACCTGTTGTTTTTGGACTATGGTATTTTCAGAACATTGTTTTCAATATATTTAACAAGAAGGTGTTGAATATTTTCCCCTATCCGTGGCTTCTTGCATCATTCCAGCTCTTTTGTGGGGCTATATGGATGCTTGTTATATGGTCATTGAAGATTCAACCTTGCCCAAAAATAGACAAATCGTTCATTATTGCACTTCTTGGACCTGCACTATTCCACACTATAGGCCATATCTCAGCATGTGTTTCATTCTCTAAAGTTGCTGTTTCTTTCACACATGTGATTAAATCTGCAGAGCCTGTGTTTACAGTTGTGTTCTCGTCGTTTCTTGGTGATTCATATCCACTAAATGTGTGGCTCTCCATTTTACCAATCGTATTTGGTTGTTCTTTAGCTGCCATTACTGAAGTTTCCTTCAATTTTGGAGGTCTATGGGGTGCCATGATTAGCAATGTTGGATTTGTGCTACGAAATATTTACTCGAAAAAGAGCTTGCAGAGTTTCAAAGAAGTGAATGGATTGAATTTGTATGGTTGGATTACCATTATTTCATTGCTCTATCTATTTCCGGTTGCTATATTCGTAGAAGGGTCTCAATGGATAGCCGGATATCATAAAGCAATCGAAACTATCGGACAGCCATCCACATTTTACCTATGGGTGATAGTCTCAGGCATATTTTACCATTTATATAACCAATCCTCATATGAAGCACTTGATGACATTAGCCCACTTACGTTCTCGGTTGGGAACACTATGAAGAGGGTGGTTGTTATTATTGCTAGTGTATTGGTTTTCAGGAATCCAGTTAGGCCTCTGAATGCACTCGGGTCAGCTATTGCAATTTTCGGTACTTTCTTGTATTCGCAGGCAACGGCTAAGAAACCAAAGGTTGGAGGAGGTGAAAAGAAGAACTAG